A window of Rhododendron vialii isolate Sample 1 chromosome 13a, ASM3025357v1 contains these coding sequences:
- the LOC131313442 gene encoding F-box/LRR-repeat protein At3g48880-like isoform X1, which produces MRSYRSETRKRRAMIKWESLNSDLLLHIFLRLEPLFLLTTVAFVCRPWGRLCFSRFLTKDGEKTLDLGGLKCDRSGFLFPTGPYGRIGTAGLMKLIRAVMDVYSCDDYDRVDDGDGTRVTPFTKMVFPFGPFVWSDAHLVYVAERSPDLRELTLPCGSEITHKGFSRALRYWNEIEKMSIGPFRNNYDVYRIIEAAGIICKKLEVLSLSGFFVNLQLSPQIAQNLKGVKLLRLEKAYIGKVALKNILSKCKKLQKVEIWHCLTLEGNESDLLASCEIKKTEVDGVIKWSLVGDAEPHILKNLLNLLWQGSN; this is translated from the exons ATGCGGTCATATCGATCAGAAACTCGCAAGAGGAGGGCGATGATCAAATGGGAAAGCCTCAACAGCGACCTCTTGCTCCACATATTCCTCCGATTGGAACCGCTCTTCTTGCTAACCACCGTCGCCTTCGTGTGCCGACCGTGGGGCCGCCTGTGCTTCAGCCGGTTCCTGACCAAAGACGGCGAGAAAACCCTAGACTTGGGCGGACTCAAATGCGACAGGTCTGGGTTCCTGTTTCCTACTGGACCCTACGGACGCATAGGGACGGCCGGCTTGATGAAGTTGATTCGGGCTGTGATGGACGTGTATTCATGTGATGATTATGACCGCGTCGATGATGGTGATGGAACTAGGGTTACGCCGTTTACGAAAATGGTGTTTCCTTTTGGGCCTTTTGTATGGAGTGATGCTCACCTTGTCTATGTTGCAGAAAG GTCACCAGATCTTAGAGAACTCACTCTACCTTGTGGGTCAGAAATCACACATAAAGGATTTTCAAGGGCTCTCCGCTACTGGAATGAGATAGAGAAGATGTCAATTGGTCCATTCCGAAACAATTATGATGTTTATCGTATCATTGAAGCTGCAGGCATAATCTGCAAGAAGTTAGAAGTTCTAAGCTTGTCTGGCTTCTTCGTAAATCTGCAATTGTCTCCTCAAATTGCTCAGAATCTAAAGGGTGTCAAACTACTGAGATTGGAAAAAGCTTACATAGGAAAAGTTGCTTTGAAGAATATCCTATCCAAATGTAAGAAACTTCAGAAAGTAGAGATCTGGCATTGCCTTACCTTGGAAGGTAATGAATCAGACTTATTGGCATCATGTGAGATAAAGAAGACTGAAGTTGATGGTGTTATTAAATGGTCCCTTGTTGGAGATGCAGAACCCCATATCCTGAAGAATCTACTGAATTTACTTTGGCAGGGGAGTAATTAA
- the LOC131313442 gene encoding F-box/LRR-repeat protein At3g48880-like isoform X2, translating into MRSYRSETRKRRAMIKWESLNSDLLLHIFLRLEPLFLLTTVAFVCRPWGRLCFSRFLTKDGEKTLDLGGLKCDRSGFLFPTGPYGRIGTAGLMKLIRAVMDVYSCDDYDRVDDGDGTRVTPFTKMVFPFGPFVWSDAHLVYVAERSPDLRELTLPCGSEITHKGFSRALRYWNEIEKMSIGPFRNNYDVYRIIEAAGIICKKLEVLSLSGFFVNLQLSPQIAQNLKGVKLLRLEKAYIGKVALKNILSKCKKLQKVEIWHCLTLEEPHILKNLLNLLWQGSN; encoded by the exons ATGCGGTCATATCGATCAGAAACTCGCAAGAGGAGGGCGATGATCAAATGGGAAAGCCTCAACAGCGACCTCTTGCTCCACATATTCCTCCGATTGGAACCGCTCTTCTTGCTAACCACCGTCGCCTTCGTGTGCCGACCGTGGGGCCGCCTGTGCTTCAGCCGGTTCCTGACCAAAGACGGCGAGAAAACCCTAGACTTGGGCGGACTCAAATGCGACAGGTCTGGGTTCCTGTTTCCTACTGGACCCTACGGACGCATAGGGACGGCCGGCTTGATGAAGTTGATTCGGGCTGTGATGGACGTGTATTCATGTGATGATTATGACCGCGTCGATGATGGTGATGGAACTAGGGTTACGCCGTTTACGAAAATGGTGTTTCCTTTTGGGCCTTTTGTATGGAGTGATGCTCACCTTGTCTATGTTGCAGAAAG GTCACCAGATCTTAGAGAACTCACTCTACCTTGTGGGTCAGAAATCACACATAAAGGATTTTCAAGGGCTCTCCGCTACTGGAATGAGATAGAGAAGATGTCAATTGGTCCATTCCGAAACAATTATGATGTTTATCGTATCATTGAAGCTGCAGGCATAATCTGCAAGAAGTTAGAAGTTCTAAGCTTGTCTGGCTTCTTCGTAAATCTGCAATTGTCTCCTCAAATTGCTCAGAATCTAAAGGGTGTCAAACTACTGAGATTGGAAAAAGCTTACATAGGAAAAGTTGCTTTGAAGAATATCCTATCCAAATGTAAGAAACTTCAGAAAGTAGAGATCTGGCATTGCCTTACCTTGGAAG AACCCCATATCCTGAAGAATCTACTGAATTTACTTTGGCAGGGGAGTAATTAA